In a genomic window of Pedobacter sp. KBS0701:
- a CDS encoding helix-turn-helix domain-containing protein yields MGIHALITVHFKRVIKKPMPISYPKNPKTVGEHLRKKRMELKLLQSDLAKILGVSTDCVTYWENNKSKPQIQHYPAIQLFLGYSLVKVNEKKFEGRLKAYRWRKGLSHKRLGEMLGVDASTVGSWEKGESFPSAGNLKELELLFKK; encoded by the coding sequence ATGGGCATTCATGCGTTGATAACAGTTCATTTTAAACGAGTAATAAAGAAACCTATGCCAATTTCCTACCCGAAAAACCCCAAGACGGTCGGAGAACACCTGAGGAAGAAACGAATGGAATTGAAGCTGTTACAGAGTGACTTAGCTAAAATTTTGGGGGTTAGTACAGACTGTGTTACGTATTGGGAAAACAATAAAAGCAAGCCCCAGATACAGCATTATCCTGCAATCCAGCTTTTTTTAGGTTACAGTCTTGTTAAGGTTAATGAAAAGAAATTTGAGGGGAGATTAAAAGCGTACAGGTGGAGGAAGGGATTGAGCCATAAACGGCTTGGAGAAATGTTGGGGGTAGATGCCAGCACGGTAGGAAGCTGGGAGAAAGGGGAATCATTCCCCTCAGCTGGCAATCTAAAGGAGCTCGAATTGCTCTTTAAGAAGTAA
- a CDS encoding vancomycin high temperature exclusion protein yields the protein MNTKKIIKLLFSAFILGLIVVFGINLLVKHQTDPLIYFNPQNVPKARVAIIFGAGINNNKPSKYLKDRLDAGIKLYKNHKIDKILLSGDNGSDAHDELTVMKLYCYEHGVDTNKIYLDYAGFDSYSTLYRSKFIFNIDTAILVSQKYHLNRCISTGNKLGIKSYGFAADQGTYQGFKYASFREYFAIAKSKIDLIMGRKPHFLGETVNINGPSNYTKE from the coding sequence ATGAACACTAAAAAAATAATAAAACTGCTGTTCTCCGCCTTTATTTTGGGCCTTATTGTAGTGTTTGGTATTAATTTGTTAGTCAAACACCAAACTGATCCACTGATTTACTTCAACCCGCAAAACGTACCAAAAGCAAGGGTAGCCATTATTTTTGGAGCAGGCATAAACAATAATAAACCCAGTAAATATTTAAAAGACAGGCTTGATGCGGGTATAAAACTTTATAAAAACCATAAAATTGATAAAATTTTGCTGTCAGGGGATAATGGAAGTGATGCACACGACGAACTTACTGTAATGAAACTTTACTGTTATGAACATGGTGTTGATACCAATAAAATTTACCTGGATTATGCAGGTTTTGATAGCTACTCGACACTTTACAGATCAAAATTTATTTTCAATATAGACACCGCAATTCTGGTATCGCAAAAATATCATTTAAATAGATGTATCAGCACCGGCAATAAACTAGGAATAAAATCTTATGGTTTTGCTGCTGATCAAGGAACATATCAAGGCTTCAAATACGCCTCATTCAGAGAGTATTTTGCTATAGCAAAATCTAAAATCGATCTGATTATGGGCAGGAAACCCCATTTTTTAGGTGAAACGGTTAATATTAACGGACCATCAAACTACACCAAAGAATAG
- a CDS encoding Crp/Fnr family transcriptional regulator — protein sequence MSFELKTHLEEIISLTDQEFEHIAAHFKSKTLKKHQYLIQEDEFVNHIYFVVKGLLKATFTDANGKEYIIQFAMENWWLSDFRAFYGHVKSITNISCLENSDLLSISKDNLDQLCSESHKMEHFFRIKNSLGYVALQQRILSLLTTSPKERFEQLAQQYPQLMQRVSKTIIAAYLGISRETLSRLSAKV from the coding sequence ATGAGTTTTGAATTAAAAACACACCTCGAAGAAATCATTTCCCTCACCGATCAGGAGTTTGAGCATATAGCGGCACATTTCAAATCAAAAACGCTTAAAAAACACCAATACCTGATACAGGAAGACGAATTTGTCAATCACATTTATTTTGTTGTTAAAGGTTTATTAAAGGCCACTTTTACAGATGCCAATGGTAAAGAGTATATTATCCAGTTTGCGATGGAAAACTGGTGGCTTTCCGATTTCAGGGCTTTTTATGGTCATGTTAAATCAATTACCAATATCAGCTGCCTGGAAAACTCCGATCTGCTCTCCATCAGCAAAGATAATTTAGATCAGCTATGCAGCGAAAGCCATAAAATGGAGCATTTTTTCAGGATAAAAAACAGTTTGGGCTACGTAGCTTTACAGCAAAGGATTTTATCACTTTTGACCACAAGCCCGAAAGAGCGTTTTGAACAACTCGCTCAACAGTATCCCCAATTGATGCAACGGGTTTCTAAAACAATAATCGCAGCATACCTGGGCATTTCCAGAGAAACCTTAAGCAGGCTTTCCGCAAAAGTGTGA
- a CDS encoding type 1 glutamine amidotransferase domain-containing protein: MNKKVLFVLTSHDELGNTGLKTGFWSEELAAPYYALADKGIDIVLASPKGGQPPIDPKSEDPSFQTETTKRMDKDTVLLAKLKNTTPLADIIMDDYDAVFYPGGHGPLWDLAESATSQQLITEFYTASKPVAFVCHAPGVLKDVKIDGEYLVKGKNVTGFTNTEEEAVQLTNIVPFLVEDMLIKNGGHYSKIADWNPYAVVDGLLITGQNPASSEKVAEELLKLLA; the protein is encoded by the coding sequence ATGAATAAGAAAGTTTTATTCGTGCTTACTAGCCACGACGAATTAGGAAATACAGGTTTAAAAACAGGTTTTTGGTCAGAAGAATTGGCGGCGCCATATTATGCCTTAGCCGACAAAGGTATTGATATTGTATTGGCCTCACCAAAAGGTGGTCAGCCACCAATAGATCCTAAAAGTGAAGATCCTTCTTTTCAAACCGAAACGACGAAAAGAATGGACAAAGACACTGTTCTTTTGGCCAAATTAAAAAACACCACTCCATTGGCCGATATAATAATGGATGATTATGATGCAGTTTTTTATCCTGGTGGCCACGGACCACTTTGGGATTTAGCAGAAAGCGCAACTTCACAACAGCTCATTACCGAGTTCTATACCGCCAGCAAGCCTGTTGCTTTTGTATGTCATGCTCCTGGAGTGCTTAAGGATGTAAAGATAGATGGTGAATACTTGGTGAAAGGAAAAAATGTAACCGGATTTACCAATACCGAGGAAGAAGCCGTACAATTAACAAATATAGTTCCTTTCTTAGTAGAGGATATGTTGATAAAAAATGGTGGTCATTACAGTAAGATAGCTGATTGGAATCCCTATGCTGTAGTTGACGGCTTATTGATTACCGGACAAAATCCTGCCTCATCAGAAAAAGTTGCAGAAGAATTATTAAAGCTCCTTGCCTAA
- a CDS encoding MBL fold metallo-hydrolase RNA specificity domain-containing protein, whose product MKLTFWGAAQQVTGSMHLLEIGHYKILIDCGLDYEKETYQEENQQFPFDPASINLVILTHAHIDHSGNLPTLVRLGFDGQVLCTPPTADLTSILLFDSVELFLRKAGRKPRTKRGNFSGPKPLYLHKHVMDTIDRFVTIAFNKPFKINGDISLTFVPVGHLLGAAAAILTINDQGAEKKIAFTGDIGRENYPVLVNPEPLPEVDYIVSEATYGGRMHTKDQTLEDRLVQEITEACIKSPGRLIIPAFSIGRTQSLVFALNQIFTKKLLPPIQIFVDSPMAIQATEVYRKHHNLVNQEAKDFYQTMGDEFEFEHLAYVQTMKESKDVSNYFDPCIIISSAGMLEGGRIQDHLYYNIQNYYCTILFIGYCAKGTLGYKLLSGAPIVRIKDREMMVYATIRKTDLLSGHGDHNDLVKTIKQTGQPKKVFLVHGEDKSLQSLSQALQEDGFNVAVPERGEVFEL is encoded by the coding sequence ATGAAGTTAACGTTTTGGGGCGCAGCACAACAAGTAACAGGCAGTATGCACCTGCTCGAAATTGGGCATTATAAAATATTGATAGATTGTGGATTAGATTACGAGAAGGAAACCTACCAGGAAGAAAACCAACAATTCCCCTTCGATCCGGCAAGTATAAACCTGGTAATTTTAACTCACGCGCATATTGATCATTCTGGTAATCTGCCCACATTGGTTCGACTGGGTTTTGACGGCCAGGTGCTTTGTACACCACCAACCGCCGATCTTACTTCGATATTGCTGTTCGATTCTGTTGAGCTTTTTTTAAGAAAAGCCGGCAGAAAACCACGTACTAAACGCGGTAACTTCAGCGGACCAAAACCATTGTACCTGCACAAGCACGTAATGGACACGATCGATCGTTTTGTAACCATTGCTTTCAACAAACCTTTCAAAATTAATGGCGATATCAGCTTAACTTTTGTCCCTGTTGGTCATTTGCTGGGTGCTGCAGCAGCCATTTTAACCATAAATGATCAGGGTGCAGAGAAAAAAATAGCTTTTACCGGCGATATCGGCAGAGAAAATTACCCGGTTTTAGTTAACCCAGAACCACTGCCAGAAGTAGACTATATAGTAAGCGAAGCAACTTATGGAGGCAGAATGCATACCAAAGACCAAACGCTTGAAGACCGCCTGGTTCAGGAGATTACCGAAGCCTGTATCAAAAGTCCTGGACGATTGATTATTCCGGCATTTAGTATTGGCCGTACACAATCGCTGGTATTTGCCTTAAACCAGATATTTACCAAAAAACTGTTGCCCCCCATTCAGATTTTTGTAGATAGCCCTATGGCCATTCAAGCGACCGAAGTTTACCGTAAACACCATAACCTGGTAAATCAGGAAGCGAAAGATTTTTACCAGACTATGGGTGATGAGTTTGAATTTGAGCATCTGGCTTACGTTCAAACCATGAAAGAAAGTAAAGATGTTTCTAATTATTTCGATCCCTGTATCATTATTTCCTCTGCCGGCATGTTAGAGGGTGGAAGGATCCAGGATCACCTGTATTATAATATTCAGAACTATTATTGCACCATCCTTTTTATTGGTTACTGTGCAAAAGGGACCCTTGGATACAAGTTATTAAGCGGAGCACCTATTGTTCGCATTAAAGACCGCGAAATGATGGTTTACGCCACCATCCGTAAAACTGACCTCTTAAGCGGCCACGGCGATCATAACGATTTAGTGAAAACAATTAAACAAACCGGTCAGCCTAAAAAAGTTTTCCTGGTGCACGGCGAGGATAAAAGCCTGCAAAGTTTATCACAGGCATTGCAGGAAGATGGCTTTAATGTGGCGGTACCTGAAAGGGGAGAGGTTTTTGAACTTTAG
- a CDS encoding glutamate-5-semialdehyde dehydrogenase — protein MNYKQYFEKAKQASRTLISLGKETTDTVLKDLAEALLANTAEILIENAKDLAKMPIEDPKYDRLKLSAARIADIANDLKNVAGLNSPLGKVLSDKILDNQLHIQKVSVPLGVVGVIYEARPNVTADVFSLCFKTGNVAVLKGGSDAEFSNLAIAKVIHGVLDNHKINRDVLTLLPAERAATEALLNARGFVDVLIPRGSQSLINYVRENSKIPVIETGAGIVHTYFDESGDLEKGKAIIFNAKTRRVSVCNSLDCVLINENRQNDLPALLSPLADGNVELYADEKSYGVLKSSYPAHLLNQATPEHFGTEFLSLKLAVKVVANFAEALNHIADYSSKHSEAIISEDADNIAQFLNEVDAAAVYANASTGFTDGAQFGLGAEIGISTQKLHARGPMGLEELTSYKWVVRGNGQVRK, from the coding sequence ATGAATTACAAACAATACTTCGAAAAAGCGAAACAGGCTAGTCGCACTTTGATTAGTTTGGGCAAAGAAACAACAGATACTGTTTTAAAGGATCTGGCAGAAGCTCTATTGGCTAATACAGCCGAAATTCTTATTGAAAACGCGAAGGATTTAGCTAAAATGCCTATCGAAGACCCTAAATACGACAGGTTAAAATTAAGCGCAGCACGTATTGCAGATATTGCTAATGACCTTAAAAATGTTGCAGGCTTAAACAGTCCATTGGGTAAAGTCCTTTCTGATAAAATATTGGATAACCAACTCCACATCCAAAAGGTTAGTGTGCCTTTAGGTGTTGTGGGTGTGATTTACGAAGCACGGCCGAATGTTACTGCCGATGTATTTTCGCTTTGTTTTAAAACCGGGAATGTTGCCGTGTTAAAAGGTGGAAGTGACGCTGAATTTTCTAATCTCGCAATTGCAAAGGTAATACATGGGGTGTTGGATAATCATAAAATAAACCGCGATGTTTTAACCTTACTGCCTGCAGAAAGGGCCGCAACCGAAGCTTTATTAAATGCAAGGGGATTTGTGGATGTATTGATTCCGAGAGGAAGCCAATCGTTGATTAATTACGTGCGGGAAAACAGTAAAATCCCGGTTATTGAAACCGGTGCAGGCATTGTACATACTTATTTTGATGAATCGGGTGATTTAGAGAAAGGCAAGGCAATTATTTTTAATGCTAAAACCAGGAGGGTGAGCGTTTGTAATTCTTTAGATTGTGTGTTAATTAACGAAAATAGACAGAATGATCTACCTGCACTTTTATCTCCTTTGGCTGATGGAAATGTAGAATTATACGCTGATGAGAAAAGCTATGGAGTATTAAAATCTTCTTATCCTGCTCACTTACTAAACCAAGCCACACCAGAACATTTTGGAACGGAGTTTTTATCGTTAAAACTGGCGGTCAAAGTTGTAGCGAATTTTGCAGAAGCATTAAACCACATTGCCGATTACAGTTCGAAACATAGCGAAGCCATTATTTCTGAAGATGCAGACAATATTGCCCAATTTTTAAATGAAGTAGATGCGGCTGCGGTGTATGCCAACGCTTCTACTGGTTTTACCGATGGTGCCCAGTTTGGTCTTGGTGCCGAAATTGGCATTAGTACGCAAAAACTCCATGCCCGCGGACCAATGGGCTTGGAGGAACTGACCAGTTATAAATGGGTAGTACGGGGTAATGGGCAAGTAAGGAAGTGA
- the proB gene encoding glutamate 5-kinase has translation MKLEYKKIVVKVGSNVITQANGLPDEVRIEHLVNQLADIKKQGIEVILVSSGAVASGRSLIKVSEKQDAVTTRQLLAAIGQVKLINTYSNFFVAHAIQCAQVLVTKEDFRDRAHYLNMKNCLQILLQNEVIPVVNENDVVSVTELMFTDNDELAGLIASMLNADALIILSNVNGIYNGDPKVEGSAVIEEINGSVANLASFIQTGKSQFGRGGMITKSTMAQKVAKLGITVHIANGTKDDVLTSLLNNELVHTRFVPEKSKSGKKKWIAHSETAATGIVKLNDGAKTVLTSGKATSLLPVGIIEIQTDFLKGDIIKIIDEQHNLIGLGIAEYGSDKARERIGLKKQKALVHYDYFYSAI, from the coding sequence ATGAAATTAGAATACAAAAAGATAGTTGTTAAGGTTGGTTCGAATGTAATTACGCAAGCGAATGGTTTGCCGGATGAAGTGAGGATTGAACACCTTGTAAATCAACTGGCGGATATTAAAAAGCAGGGTATTGAAGTGATTTTGGTGTCTTCTGGTGCGGTAGCATCGGGCAGAAGTTTGATTAAAGTATCCGAAAAACAGGATGCGGTAACTACCCGACAGCTATTGGCGGCCATTGGTCAGGTAAAACTGATTAATACCTACTCCAATTTCTTTGTTGCCCATGCTATACAATGCGCGCAGGTTTTGGTTACGAAAGAAGATTTCCGAGACCGGGCGCATTATCTGAACATGAAAAACTGCCTGCAGATTTTGCTTCAAAATGAAGTAATCCCGGTGGTGAATGAAAACGATGTAGTTTCGGTTACTGAGCTGATGTTTACGGATAATGATGAACTGGCAGGGCTAATCGCCTCCATGTTAAATGCCGATGCGTTGATTATTTTATCGAATGTAAATGGTATTTATAATGGTGATCCGAAAGTTGAGGGTTCGGCTGTTATTGAGGAAATTAATGGTTCGGTTGCTAACCTGGCATCCTTTATACAAACCGGAAAATCACAATTCGGCCGGGGTGGAATGATTACCAAATCGACCATGGCACAAAAAGTGGCTAAATTGGGTATAACGGTTCATATTGCCAATGGAACGAAAGATGATGTGCTGACTTCTCTATTGAACAATGAACTGGTGCATACACGCTTTGTTCCCGAGAAAAGCAAGTCAGGCAAAAAAAAATGGATTGCTCATTCAGAAACCGCCGCTACAGGAATAGTCAAACTAAATGATGGCGCTAAAACGGTACTAACCTCTGGTAAAGCCACCAGTTTATTACCCGTGGGAATTATTGAAATCCAGACGGATTTTTTAAAAGGCGATATTATTAAGATTATTGATGAACAGCATAACCTGATCGGATTGGGTATCGCAGAATACGGTTCTGATAAAGCCAGAGAAAGAATCGGACTGAAAAAGCAAAAAGCGCTTGTGCATTATGATTATTTTTACTCGGCTATTTAA